CTCAATAGTTGCATTTATGGTCTTTTCCAGGTTTTGATAGGTTATTTTAAGATCGGTAATATCCATTGTACTCTCCACTGCCCCGATTATCTTGCCCTCCTCATTAACAAAGGGTACTCCGGTTACCATCCAGTAGCGGTTATCCGGTGTTCTCATCTCCTCTCTTTCCATTTTTGCAGTTTTCCAGGCTCTATCTATCGGACATTCCCGGCAAATTGTATCTCTTTTTGCCCAGACCTGATAGCATTTTTTACCTTTTATTTCTTTCAAGCTTTTCCCCACAGAATCACAGGCTGCCTTATTAGCCCAGACAATATTATGTTCCAAATCATGATAAACAATATGAACAGGTGATATAGCAAGTACTATTTCCTTTTCTTTTTCTGATTGTTTGAGTCCTTTTTCCAGCTGCTTTCTTTTAGTGATATCGCGAGCTATTCCCAGAACATATATTTTATTATTTATGCGGATTGGATAAGTAGATATTTCCACATCTATTGATGTGCCTTCTTTGCGATTCAGATTAAATTCCTGCGGCTCCATTGGAAGCCCTTTTCTGTTTTGCTTTAGAGCACTAACAGCCCTGGGAACATCTTTTAAGGGTAACAGTCCTGTCTTAAAGTAATTTTTACCAACCAATTCGGCACGGGTATAACCGGTTATTCTTTCAGCTGCTTTGTTTCCGTCAATAAAATTTCCTTTCAGATCACTGATATAATAACC
Above is a window of Atribacterota bacterium DNA encoding:
- a CDS encoding PAS domain S-box protein; translated protein: MKDNNYKPDPEISKEIKNIRKEVIEKGLNNSEDRFKLLFDFAPDGYYISDLKGNFIDGNKAAERITGYTRAELVGKNYFKTGLLPLKDVPRAVSALKQNRKGLPMEPQEFNLNRKEGTSIDVEISTYPIRINNKIYVLGIARDITKRKQLEKGLKQSEKEKEIVLAISPVHIVYHDLEHNIVWANKAACDSVGKSLKEIKGKKCYQVWAKRDTICRECPIDRAWKTAKMEREEMRTPDNRYWMVTGVPFVNEEGKIIGAVESTMDITDLKITYQNLEKTINATIETISRIMDTRDLYTAGHQVRVSKLAIAIAKEMKLPSNKIETIRIASLIHDIGKIGIPSEILTKPGKLTDIELSLIRSHSKTGYDIVKDIEFPYHIAPIILQHHERNDGSGYPNGLKSDEILLEAKIIAVADVVEAMSSHRPYRAALGVDTALDEIIKNKDILYDGKIVDICVNLFEGKRFKFEKNVFNYS